One Nitrosomonas sp. PY1 DNA window includes the following coding sequences:
- a CDS encoding OFA family MFS transporter translates to MIKNKMIEQNLKLFGVAAEKSRWLLVIIGLLINVCLGSIYAFSIFRKPLESLWEITSSQSGYPFMVFLAIFAITMPLAGNLMAKWGPKKTTMLGGLLVGTGWVAASFSPNITILTLLYGVIGGAGVGIVYGCPIAVVAKWFPQKSGLAIGLTVMGFGVSALVMAPLMKAMIDHPDIGILQTFLYLGISLGIVILLLAQLLSFPPTGWIPAGTKLTAVIATTTTSTSDLSRQEMLKTRHFYALWATYTIGCLSGLMAVGIAFPIGTEITKLNAAMVALAVSLFAVFNGLGRPLFGAMTDKLGPKYTAIISFAMILSVSLLVSFFEQGSTILYLFTFCILWMCLGGWLAIAPTSTGIFFGKKHYAQNYGVVFTAFGAGAILGTLISSNIKDITGSYLGMFPILAGLAILGMIIAAIGLSPIKNKSIEK, encoded by the coding sequence ATGATAAAAAATAAAATGATTGAGCAAAACTTAAAATTATTTGGTGTAGCAGCAGAAAAAAGCAGGTGGTTATTGGTAATTATTGGACTATTAATCAATGTTTGCCTTGGATCTATTTACGCATTCAGTATTTTTAGAAAACCTTTGGAATCATTGTGGGAGATCACTTCAAGTCAGAGCGGTTATCCATTTATGGTTTTCCTGGCCATATTCGCAATTACGATGCCACTGGCAGGAAACCTGATGGCAAAATGGGGACCCAAGAAAACCACGATGCTTGGTGGCTTACTCGTTGGAACAGGGTGGGTTGCTGCAAGCTTTTCTCCAAATATCACCATCCTAACTCTTTTATATGGTGTCATCGGCGGCGCAGGGGTCGGCATTGTTTACGGCTGCCCGATTGCGGTTGTTGCAAAATGGTTTCCACAAAAAAGTGGTTTAGCAATTGGCTTAACGGTTATGGGCTTTGGTGTATCTGCATTGGTAATGGCCCCACTCATGAAAGCAATGATCGATCATCCAGATATTGGAATACTTCAAACATTTCTTTATTTAGGAATCTCACTGGGAATCGTGATCCTGCTCTTAGCGCAGTTATTGAGTTTTCCACCAACCGGATGGATACCCGCAGGAACAAAACTGACTGCAGTAATTGCAACGACCACCACCTCAACCTCGGATCTTAGCAGACAAGAAATGCTCAAGACACGTCATTTCTATGCGTTATGGGCTACTTACACGATCGGTTGCCTGTCTGGATTAATGGCCGTTGGAATAGCATTCCCTATTGGAACAGAAATTACCAAGCTAAATGCAGCCATGGTGGCACTCGCTGTTTCCTTATTTGCGGTATTTAATGGCCTGGGGCGACCACTTTTTGGCGCCATGACCGATAAACTGGGCCCGAAATACACCGCCATTATCTCATTTGCCATGATACTAAGTGTATCTCTACTCGTGTCTTTTTTTGAACAAGGAAGCACGATACTGTACCTATTTACATTCTGCATATTATGGATGTGTTTGGGAGGATGGCTTGCAATAGCTCCCACATCGACCGGAATATTTTTCGGAAAGAAGCATTATGCACAGAATTACGGAGTGGTATTCACTGCATTTGGTGCTGGAGCTATCCTAGGAACGCTGATATCCAGCAATATTAAAGACATTACGGGAAGCTATTTGGGTATGTTTCCGATTCTAGCGGGATTAGCAATCCTTGGGATGATTATTGCTGCTATCGGACTAAGTCCCATAAAGAATAAGTCGATTGAAAAGTAG
- the ppx gene encoding exopolyphosphatase, with translation MSALEESYAAIDLGSNSFHMVVANFVDGNLQVIDRMKEMVRLASGLNSKKDLSEESIQQGLECLQRFGQRIKEIPTTNVRAVGTNTLRLARNKELFLSQAHEALGHSIEIIAGREEARLIYSGVAHSTYDETSKRLVIDIGGGSTELIIGQGYDTFQTESLHMGCVNMGQRFFEDGKIKSKKMRKATLFAMQELESIGNLYKSVGWDYALGSSGTILAIRDVVQSQGWCDSGITASALVRLTELLIAIGDSEALNLEGLSERRKPVFAGGMAILLAIFETFGLEKMNVSDGALREGLLYDLIGRTHNEDIRDKTITAVANRYNIDIQQANRVKGTAKALFDQVRENWQLDEKVDLKILMWGAMIHEIGLSVAHYQYHKHGAYLTANSDLAGFSQQDQKKLAMLVRSHRRKFPTEEFQSIVAPTKASLMKLCVLLRLAVVLHRGRTALDLSKIAVNTNKDSIDLIFPDAWLEQHPLTLLDLNTEQNYLQATDIRLSVH, from the coding sequence ATGTCAGCTTTAGAAGAATCTTATGCGGCTATAGACTTAGGTTCGAATAGCTTTCATATGGTTGTCGCCAACTTTGTCGACGGCAATTTGCAAGTTATTGACCGCATGAAAGAAATGGTGCGACTAGCCTCTGGGCTGAACAGCAAAAAAGATTTATCGGAAGAATCCATACAACAAGGACTCGAGTGCTTGCAGCGATTCGGTCAGCGTATCAAAGAGATCCCAACAACTAATGTACGTGCGGTTGGAACAAACACCTTGAGATTGGCTCGCAACAAAGAATTATTTTTATCGCAAGCACATGAGGCCTTAGGGCACTCAATTGAAATTATTGCTGGACGCGAAGAAGCAAGGCTCATTTATTCGGGAGTTGCCCACAGTACATATGACGAAACGAGTAAACGATTGGTGATTGATATCGGAGGTGGGAGTACTGAACTTATTATCGGTCAGGGTTATGACACCTTCCAAACTGAGAGTTTACATATGGGATGCGTCAATATGGGGCAACGGTTTTTTGAAGACGGGAAAATCAAATCCAAAAAAATGCGCAAAGCTACTTTATTTGCAATGCAAGAATTGGAATCGATTGGCAATCTATATAAGAGCGTTGGTTGGGATTATGCATTGGGATCTTCCGGAACAATTTTGGCGATTCGTGACGTCGTTCAATCTCAAGGTTGGTGCGATTCTGGCATTACTGCTTCAGCGTTAGTGCGCTTGACAGAGCTTTTGATTGCAATTGGTGACAGCGAAGCGCTAAACCTAGAAGGATTATCCGAGCGTAGGAAGCCTGTTTTTGCCGGCGGTATGGCTATACTACTGGCAATTTTTGAAACATTTGGCTTAGAGAAAATGAATGTATCGGATGGAGCGCTACGCGAGGGATTATTATACGATTTGATTGGCCGAACACATAACGAAGATATTCGTGATAAAACCATTACTGCCGTTGCTAATCGTTACAATATTGACATACAACAAGCTAATCGTGTTAAAGGTACGGCTAAAGCACTGTTTGATCAGGTACGAGAGAATTGGCAATTGGATGAAAAGGTCGATTTAAAAATTCTAATGTGGGGAGCGATGATTCATGAGATCGGTCTATCCGTTGCACATTATCAGTATCACAAACATGGCGCATATTTAACTGCTAACTCGGATCTGGCAGGATTTTCTCAACAAGATCAAAAAAAACTCGCCATGCTTGTTCGAAGTCATCGGCGTAAATTTCCAACCGAAGAATTTCAATCGATTGTCGCTCCCACTAAAGCGTCATTGATGAAACTTTGCGTACTATTGCGACTTGCAGTTGTATTGCATCGCGGAAGAACTGCTCTTGATCTTTCAAAGATCGCAGTTAATACCAATAAAGATAGCATCGATTTAATATTTCCTGATGCCTGGTTGGAGCAGCATCCACTTACTTTATTGGACTTAAATACCGAGCAAAATTACTTGCAAGCCACTGATATTAGATTATCAGTTCATTGA
- a CDS encoding peptidoglycan DD-metalloendopeptidase family protein, whose translation MTNSLGLLTINKKYRDATLKIFGGLISIKKHNLPFWVAIFYLIGCSTTQKPAPVVDRERVSAVQSGTSRIGDLTNQYHIVQRGDTLHSIGTTHGIDVQKLAEWNNISDPRSLKIGQRLNLYIPKPDSQPTLYALTDQPIQSMPESVPSSSVAMPPENAVSNASVTAHHDNIKRTPKAIKLPYSEQNMAQLKRSNTQAGMMPMAATSSAAAVSSNNTSELTTPPVERNTRIVPAPSAEAQKNERTSHDLSADWIWPANGKILSTFSKNSKGVKISGQLGEAVLASASGAVVYSGNGLRGYGNLIIIKHNDTYLSAYAHNSKILVKEGDSVTKGQKIAEMGNTDSDTVQLHFEIRKNGKPVDPLTYLPNPS comes from the coding sequence ATGACGAATAGTTTAGGGCTACTAACAATCAACAAAAAATATCGAGATGCTACTTTAAAGATATTTGGAGGATTGATTTCCATCAAAAAGCATAACCTACCTTTTTGGGTGGCTATTTTTTATTTGATTGGATGTAGTACTACACAAAAGCCTGCACCTGTTGTCGATCGAGAAAGAGTAAGCGCAGTGCAATCTGGAACGAGTAGAATCGGGGATTTAACTAACCAATACCACATCGTGCAAAGGGGCGACACCTTGCATAGCATTGGTACGACTCATGGTATTGATGTGCAAAAACTAGCAGAGTGGAATAATATTTCTGATCCTCGTTCACTTAAAATCGGTCAAAGACTTAATTTATACATTCCAAAGCCTGATTCTCAGCCCACGTTATACGCTTTGACCGATCAACCCATTCAGAGCATGCCAGAATCAGTGCCGTCATCCAGCGTAGCCATGCCACCAGAAAATGCTGTTAGTAATGCAAGCGTTACTGCTCATCACGATAATATTAAAAGAACACCCAAGGCGATTAAATTGCCTTATTCAGAGCAAAATATGGCACAGTTAAAACGGTCGAATACACAAGCGGGAATGATGCCCATGGCTGCTACATCGAGTGCCGCAGCAGTATCATCCAATAATACATCAGAACTAACTACCCCGCCGGTCGAGAGAAATACTCGAATTGTGCCAGCGCCTTCCGCGGAAGCTCAAAAGAATGAAAGAACTTCCCATGATTTGTCTGCCGACTGGATTTGGCCAGCCAATGGAAAAATCCTTTCGACTTTCTCCAAAAATTCTAAAGGTGTAAAGATTTCTGGGCAACTTGGAGAGGCTGTTCTAGCTTCGGCATCTGGCGCAGTGGTTTATAGTGGTAATGGTTTGCGGGGCTATGGAAATTTAATCATCATTAAGCATAACGATACCTATCTTAGTGCTTATGCGCACAACAGTAAAATATTGGTGAAAGAAGGTGACTCGGTAACCAAAGGACAGAAGATTGCGGAAATGGGAAATACGGATTCAGATACAGTGCAATTGCATTTTGAAATTCGTAAAAATGGTAAGCCCGTTGACCCATTAACATACCTACCGAATCCGTCCTAA
- a CDS encoding protein-L-isoaspartate(D-aspartate) O-methyltransferase: MSVRHSGIGMTSQRTRLRMVERLRTQGIADEVVLSAIGSLPRHIFVEEALASRAYEDVSLPINYGQTISNPWTVARMSELLRANEPLGKVLEIGTGCGYQTAILACIAEKVYSIERIGPLLTKTRIRLQELQIKNIHLRHADGLHGFAEAAPFDGIIMTAVATHIPSSLLEQLNIGGRMVFPKGTQKQNLYMIERTSTGYSETILEEVNFVPLLSGVVKK; the protein is encoded by the coding sequence GTGAGTGTTCGTCATTCTGGAATTGGTATGACGTCGCAACGTACGCGGTTGCGAATGGTCGAACGGCTACGTACACAAGGTATCGCTGATGAGGTCGTTTTATCAGCGATAGGTTCTTTACCCCGGCATATATTTGTGGAAGAAGCTCTGGCAAGCAGAGCCTATGAGGATGTTTCACTGCCAATCAACTATGGACAAACAATATCGAATCCCTGGACTGTAGCGCGCATGAGTGAGTTGCTGCGCGCTAATGAACCATTAGGTAAGGTACTTGAGATCGGTACCGGTTGTGGTTACCAAACAGCAATACTGGCATGTATCGCTGAGAAAGTTTACTCGATTGAACGCATAGGTCCTTTGTTGACTAAAACGCGCATACGCTTGCAAGAACTGCAGATTAAAAATATTCATTTAAGGCACGCCGATGGTTTGCATGGTTTCGCAGAAGCAGCTCCATTTGATGGTATTATCATGACAGCAGTTGCTACACATATCCCGTCTTCGTTATTGGAGCAACTGAATATTGGAGGGCGCATGGTTTTTCCGAAAGGGACGCAAAAGCAGAATTTATACATGATTGAACGTACTAGTACAGGTTATTCTGAAACAATATTAGAAGAAGTGAATTTTGTACCTTTGCTATCAGGTGTGGTTAAAAAGTAA
- the surE gene encoding 5'/3'-nucleotidase SurE: MRILLSNDDGYFAPGLICLAEHLAKIAEVIVVAPERDRSGSSNSLTLDRPLNLHKSHTGFYFVNGTPTDCVHLAVTGMLDIMPDMIVSGINDGANMGDDTIYSGTVAAATEGFLLGIPSLAISLVDASDGNFTTAARVAVDMVTRFSRNNIAGSVLLNINVPNVDYDQIKGIEVTRLGRRHKAEPVIKTKSPRGESVYWVGAAGPVQDAGKGTDFYAIENKMVSVTPLQIDLTRYDQLDRINTWLNNKI; the protein is encoded by the coding sequence ATGCGCATATTACTTAGTAATGATGATGGATATTTTGCACCCGGTCTTATTTGTCTTGCGGAACATCTTGCCAAAATTGCAGAAGTTATTGTAGTGGCACCTGAACGAGATCGCAGCGGTTCAAGTAATTCTTTGACGTTGGATCGTCCATTGAATCTCCATAAATCGCATACAGGTTTTTATTTTGTCAATGGAACGCCAACTGATTGCGTGCATTTAGCAGTAACAGGAATGCTTGACATCATGCCAGACATGATCGTATCAGGAATCAATGACGGAGCTAACATGGGCGATGATACCATCTACTCTGGAACCGTTGCTGCAGCTACAGAAGGATTTCTACTTGGAATTCCTTCATTGGCAATCTCGCTAGTAGATGCGTCTGATGGTAATTTTACAACAGCTGCTCGCGTTGCAGTGGATATGGTTACGCGTTTTAGCAGAAATAATATTGCCGGTTCGGTATTATTGAACATCAATGTTCCCAATGTTGATTATGATCAAATTAAAGGTATTGAAGTGACGCGCTTAGGTCGCCGTCACAAAGCAGAACCCGTCATTAAAACGAAAAGTCCTCGTGGGGAGTCTGTTTATTGGGTTGGTGCGGCGGGACCTGTTCAAGATGCAGGGAAGGGGACGGATTTTTATGCTATTGAAAACAAAATGGTTTCTGTAACACCATTACAAATTGATCTTACTCGCTATGATCAATTGGATCGAATCAATACTTGGTTAAATAACAAGATATAA
- a CDS encoding membrane integrity-associated transporter subunit PqiC, giving the protein MLTGIEDNTRENASSTGASSVRIGLGPVKFPEYLDRSAIIVRGRDPGAEIVINDYHRWAEPLDKNFLRVLSDNLEILLNNAFVTTLPWNNSKDIDYQVIIQVARFDVDLSNKVQLSAHWTIRRKSDGKTVHAHKSAITQTAGSNDFADIVETQSKVTGIFSHEIASELQKIIN; this is encoded by the coding sequence ATGTTAACCGGTATTGAGGATAATACCCGTGAAAATGCCTCTTCAACAGGTGCCTCCAGCGTACGAATTGGTTTGGGACCGGTAAAATTCCCGGAATATTTGGACAGATCGGCAATCATAGTACGAGGCCGAGACCCTGGTGCGGAAATTGTTATCAATGATTATCACCGTTGGGCTGAACCGCTGGATAAGAATTTTCTGAGAGTGCTATCCGATAATTTGGAAATACTGTTGAACAATGCATTTGTTACCACACTTCCTTGGAATAATTCAAAAGATATTGATTATCAGGTGATTATTCAAGTTGCACGTTTTGATGTGGATCTTAGCAACAAGGTTCAGCTATCCGCGCACTGGACCATTCGAAGAAAATCAGACGGCAAGACCGTACATGCACATAAAAGTGCTATTACACAGACAGCCGGTAGTAATGACTTTGCCGACATTGTCGAAACACAAAGTAAAGTAACCGGAATCTTCAGTCATGAAATAGCTTCCGAATTACAAAAAATTATCAATTAA
- a CDS encoding MlaD family protein codes for MSKQANPAIIGLFVLGGFILSIVTIVLLSKGGFFKERHDFVMYFSGSVNGLSVGAPVTMRGVQVGIVKHISLVQDFTRGEIIIPVVAEFYPGNVIPVGKKKTEPVKETAKKLVEEFGLRAQLQTQSIITGQFYVQLDFHPRTAYRYYGGNDDDGDDGDYDYDDKIIEIPIIPSTLELLEKKLEKFELSSLVEDLSSAAKAISHLANKPELGQSIRELETTLATIHSLAHSADARLIPLSNKVERLLDGLQGTLSRIDTAATNFKELSDTESPTIYKVNTAMDELIRAAKSIRTLADMLENHPEVLIHGKGTGK; via the coding sequence ATGAGTAAGCAAGCAAATCCCGCCATCATCGGGCTTTTTGTGTTGGGTGGTTTTATTCTGAGCATTGTGACTATTGTTTTATTGAGTAAAGGAGGGTTTTTTAAAGAGAGGCATGATTTTGTCATGTACTTTTCAGGCTCTGTCAATGGACTAAGTGTTGGAGCACCGGTTACTATGCGCGGTGTACAAGTGGGTATCGTTAAACATATATCTCTGGTTCAGGATTTTACTAGAGGAGAGATAATCATTCCCGTCGTTGCAGAGTTTTATCCCGGTAATGTTATACCTGTCGGGAAGAAAAAAACCGAACCGGTTAAGGAAACCGCAAAAAAATTAGTAGAAGAATTCGGCTTGCGTGCTCAGCTGCAGACGCAAAGCATAATAACAGGCCAGTTTTATGTACAGTTAGATTTCCATCCAAGAACCGCGTACAGGTACTACGGTGGGAATGACGATGATGGTGATGATGGTGATTATGACTATGATGACAAAATAATCGAGATTCCCATTATACCATCCACGCTGGAACTGCTGGAAAAGAAACTGGAGAAGTTTGAATTGTCTTCACTGGTCGAGGATTTGTCCTCAGCTGCCAAGGCAATTTCCCACTTGGCTAACAAACCGGAATTGGGTCAATCAATTCGAGAACTTGAAACGACACTGGCAACGATACATTCCCTAGCGCATTCAGCCGATGCTAGACTCATCCCTTTGTCGAATAAAGTTGAACGGTTGCTGGATGGATTACAAGGCACGCTATCTAGAATTGATACTGCAGCGACCAACTTCAAGGAGCTAAGTGATACAGAATCACCAACAATTTATAAAGTAAACACTGCAATGGATGAATTGATACGAGCCGCGAAATCGATACGAACGTTGGCTGATATGCTGGAGAATCATCCAGAAGTATTGATACACGGAAAAGGAACAGGAAAATAA
- a CDS encoding ABC transporter ATP-binding protein, with protein MTSPSEVHQKGTAAVRQSARPHIEVCDLTMAYGDYVIQRNLNFTINRGDIFIIMGGSGCGKSTLLKHLIGLKPPASGDIFIGDENFWKAQPDQQEEIKRRFGVMFQAGALWSSLTLAENIALPLGEYTRLSKKEIAEIVSFKLALVGLSGFETFYPSQISGGMQKRASLARAMALDPEILFFDEPSAGLDPISSLRLDHLILELSNSLRATVVVVTHELASIFTIGNNSVFLDAESKTMLATGDPKILRDKSDIPQVRSFLNRGEI; from the coding sequence ATGACATCACCTTCTGAAGTCCACCAAAAAGGCACTGCTGCTGTTCGACAAAGCGCTCGTCCGCATATTGAAGTATGCGATCTTACCATGGCTTATGGAGATTACGTTATTCAACGTAATCTCAATTTCACGATAAATCGAGGTGATATATTTATTATCATGGGTGGTAGCGGTTGCGGCAAAAGTACTTTGCTGAAACATCTGATCGGACTCAAGCCACCTGCCAGCGGCGATATATTCATTGGTGATGAGAATTTCTGGAAAGCACAACCGGATCAACAGGAAGAAATCAAGCGCCGTTTTGGTGTTATGTTTCAGGCGGGAGCGCTCTGGAGCTCGTTGACACTGGCAGAAAACATCGCGCTGCCTTTGGGGGAATATACGCGATTATCCAAAAAGGAGATTGCTGAAATAGTCTCCTTTAAATTAGCACTGGTTGGTCTATCGGGATTTGAAACTTTCTATCCCTCTCAGATCAGTGGCGGTATGCAGAAACGAGCAAGTCTAGCGCGTGCCATGGCATTGGATCCAGAGATTCTGTTTTTTGATGAGCCTTCGGCAGGGCTGGATCCGATCAGTTCATTACGATTGGATCATCTGATTTTAGAGTTAAGCAATAGCTTGCGAGCAACAGTTGTAGTTGTGACGCATGAGCTAGCCAGTATTTTTACTATTGGTAATAATTCAGTGTTCCTGGATGCTGAATCAAAGACAATGCTAGCCACTGGTGACCCCAAAATTCTGCGCGATAAATCCGATATTCCGCAAGTGAGATCCTTCTTAAATCGAGGAGAAATATGA
- a CDS encoding ABC transporter permease — MQATIVKQSTAKVDLNQIGTNELNIVLTGSWHIQQNHPSFTDIESLVRDTTRTRVSFNSQALADWDTSLLIFLSGLFKFAQQHQMEIDHSGLPDGVHRLMDLASIETPNPNTNKKKTSQNFVTQLGNSTLDWYRGAIGMLAFLGEIILSFQRFLLGKAQYRKSDFFMIVQEVGPQAFGIVSLISFLVGLILAYMGAIQLSQFGAQIFVADLVGIGMVREVGALMTGIIIAGRTGAAFAAQLGTMQVNEEIDAFKTLGISPMDFLVLPRLLALILMIPLLTIYSGIVGILAGAIIGYTVFDIGVFEYYHQTVRALDLNQFAVGIAKGTVYGILVAYAGCLRGIQCGRSAQAVGQAATSAVVTGILLIVIFASLLTVLFHNLGI; from the coding sequence ATGCAAGCAACTATCGTAAAACAATCCACGGCTAAAGTTGATTTGAATCAGATTGGCACGAATGAACTGAATATTGTGTTGACGGGTAGCTGGCATATACAGCAGAATCATCCGTCGTTTACTGATATTGAGTCATTAGTGCGCGATACGACACGCACTCGGGTAAGTTTCAATAGCCAAGCATTGGCCGACTGGGATACCAGCTTACTGATTTTCCTTTCTGGGTTATTTAAATTTGCCCAACAGCACCAAATGGAAATTGATCACTCCGGTTTGCCAGATGGCGTGCATCGTTTGATGGATTTGGCAAGTATTGAAACTCCCAATCCTAATACCAACAAAAAAAAGACTTCCCAAAACTTCGTTACGCAATTGGGTAATTCAACCTTAGATTGGTACCGTGGCGCAATAGGAATGCTCGCCTTTCTAGGTGAAATAATATTGTCTTTTCAGCGTTTTTTGCTTGGCAAGGCACAATATCGGAAATCCGATTTTTTCATGATTGTGCAAGAAGTCGGACCGCAAGCATTCGGAATTGTATCGCTTATTAGCTTTCTGGTTGGATTGATTTTGGCTTATATGGGAGCAATACAACTGAGTCAGTTTGGAGCGCAAATCTTTGTTGCTGATCTTGTGGGTATCGGTATGGTACGCGAGGTTGGTGCACTGATGACAGGAATTATTATTGCAGGCCGTACTGGTGCCGCATTTGCCGCACAGCTTGGAACAATGCAAGTAAATGAAGAAATCGATGCATTTAAAACTTTAGGAATTTCACCTATGGATTTTTTGGTGTTGCCACGCTTGCTAGCATTGATTTTAATGATACCACTGCTGACAATTTATTCTGGAATTGTCGGTATCTTAGCCGGGGCGATCATCGGTTACACTGTTTTTGATATTGGAGTCTTTGAGTATTACCATCAAACGGTACGTGCGCTTGATCTGAATCAGTTTGCGGTTGGAATCGCCAAAGGTACGGTTTATGGCATTTTAGTCGCATATGCAGGTTGCCTCAGAGGAATACAGTGCGGTCGTAGCGCTCAAGCAGTAGGACAGGCGGCAACATCGGCAGTAGTGACCGGTATATTATTGATTGTGATATTTGCATCACTGCTTACCGTGCTATTTCATAATCTGGGAATTTGA